One stretch of Salarias fasciatus chromosome 19, fSalaFa1.1, whole genome shotgun sequence DNA includes these proteins:
- the odf3l2a gene encoding outer dense fiber protein 3-like protein 2a, whose amino-acid sequence MEEAVKRRPIISARERGPGPGRYSLPPTVGYINHDLTKPCSPAYSFHSRMSSALVSVDSSPGPRYHFDSKVTRFGRMETPSYSILGRGRRIVNKGVGSQTPGPGAYSPEKAPPLNFHRRPPSYSIGARTRYRSVDAVPAPNSYSLPNLLGSQIPNKPSSASYTISTRRNVGAPSEDLSLSPGPGKYNSTHPDIYRQRQPSFSMQSRTQRPLNSSANPGPGSYSPEKFQLHLPKPPSFTLGVRHSEFVTPLVVDITD is encoded by the exons ATGGAGGAGGCTGTGAAGAGGAGGCCGATTATCTCTGCAAGAGAAAGAG gccCAGGCCCTGGACGCTACAGTCTGCCCCCTACAGTCGGATACATCAACCATGACTTAACCaagccctgcagccctgcatacTCCTTCCACAGCCGTATGAGCAGCGCCC TGGTTTCTGTAGACTCCAGTCCGGGACCGAGGTACCATTTTGATTCCAAGGTCACCCGTTTTGGCCGGATGGAGACGCCATCCTACTCCATTTTGGGCAGAGGAAGGCGAATTGTGAATAAAG GCGTGGGATCCCAGACTCCTGGACCAGGCGCCTACAGTCCAGAGAAGGCTCCGCCTCTCAATTTCCACCGACGGCCTCCGTCCTACTCCATTGGAGCTCGAACCAGATACCGCTCTGTGGATGCAGTACCAGCTCCCAACAG CTACAGCCTCCCCAACCTGCTGGGCAGCCAGATCCCCAACAAACCCTCCAGTGCCAGCTACACCATCTCCACCCGGAGAAACGTTGGGGCTCCATCCGAAGACCTCTCCCTGAGCCCCGGACCGGGGAAGTACAACAGCACCCACCCGGACATCTACCGCCAGCGCCAGCCCTCCTTCAGCATGCAGAGCCGGACTCAAAGGCCCCTGAACTCCTCCGCCAACCCCGGACCGGGATCGTACAGCCCGGAGAAGTTCCAGCTGCATCTCCCCAAGCCgccctccttcactctgggCGTCAGGCACTCTGAGTTCGTCACTCCGCTCGTGGTGGACATAACTGACTGA
- the ebi3 gene encoding interleukin-27 subunit beta, which produces MAAFSSSVCATVTLLMCVLGSHALDLLRAAATSGKPSVPAVHCRCAVYPNVTLCTWPQPPQPSPTHYVASYSERDVRGSTVQLQVIPPGASPSALTSAPVSSSEQLWHCQLPNLKLLTNYIINITAVHPSGSSSYLSSSMLEDIVKPDPPVDVRISPRNIRNLLVEWTPPPTWADLDIFPLKYHILYQWESRGIPKFVNLGPVENTKIELKGLTPGRPYLFQVCATELLGLGQCSDWSSPVNITIPKTNL; this is translated from the exons ATGGCTGCATTTTCTAGCAGTGTGTGTGCCACTGTAACTCTCCTGATGTGTGTCCTCGGGAGCCATGCGCTggacctgctgagagcagctgcaaCATCTGGGA AGCCCTCGGTTCCCGCGGTCCACTGCCGCTGTGCTGTTTATCCTAACGTGACCCTCTGCACCTGGCCTCAGCCTCCCCAGCCGTCTCCCACACACTATGTGGCCAGCTACAG tGAGAGAGACGTACGAGGAAGCACCGTGCAGCTCCAAGTTATCCCACCTGGAGCTTCACCCTCCGCTCTCACCTCAGCACCGGTGTCTTCCTCTGAGCAG CTCTGGCACTGCCAGCTGCCCAACCTCAAACTTCTCACCAACTACATTATCAACATCACTGCGGTTCATCCCTCAGGCAGCAGCTCCTATCTGTCAAGCTCCATGTTGGAGGATATCG TGAAACCAGACCCTCCCGTAGACGTCCGGATTTCCCCTCGAAACATCCGAAACCTGCTGGTGGAGTGGACTCCTCCCCCGACGTGGGCCGACCTGGACATCTTTCCTCTGAAATACCACATTCTCTACCAGTGGGAAAGCAGGGGCATCCCGAAGTTTGTCAAC CTGGGTCCGGTGGAAAACACTAAGATCGAGCTGAAGGGCCTGACCCCGGGCAGACCCTACCTGTTCCAGGTGTGTGCCACGGAgctgctgggtctgggtcagtGCAGCGACTGGAGCTCACCGGTGAACATAACAATACCCAAAACCAATCTCTAG